One Coffea eugenioides isolate CCC68of chromosome 2, Ceug_1.0, whole genome shotgun sequence genomic window, CCGGAGAAGCAGGGTTATTTTTCGAGTACTAGACAAGTGATGCGATCACAACTTTATGTACAATTGGACATCCATGCAGCCGCAGGAACGATAGTATTTGTCTTCTTTCTctagaagctgattatcagcaAAATTGAGCCTATCTGCTTCAGGTTTATTTCATGGTGCTTTGAAGTTATCAAACAATATCTCGGGTTCAGAGTGGACCTAGTTACTAGTTGTGAAATTTTGCAAGAAATATTGTTAATTTATTAAAACATGCCAAGTAAGATCTCTTCTAAGACTAGATGCCTTCATGTAAGCTACTTCTTTGATAATTTTGTATGGcagctaaaaagaaaaaaaaaattgtatgaCATCTTCTTTGACAACAACTTTGATATTACATTGGCTCTTCCTTAATTGCACGAGGTAGTGAAAAAAAGGTTCTACTTTAGTTGTTTGGATGAGGATTGAATTGTTGACTAGTTTAACTAATAATAAATGATAAAGCAActattttaacaaattttaattAGGCATGTTTGTTTCCAATATCTTGTTATGTGTATTATTGTTTTATTACACGATTTAGCAagttatttatattttgatagcAAAACTTAGTGAAAAAGGATTAAACAATGTAGAACTTATGCAATCtgaagaaaaaaccaaatacaGAAGAAATAAATGGGAGTACCTATTTATGTTTATCATTTTCTCATATTGTCAAAATTTATCCTATTCTCAAAGGTGTtgactaaaaataaataataaattgaTAAAGCAATAGATtatcattcatttatttttggaaatataTTTCATAGTTGGGAAAGAGGTATAAAAATTGAAGTCCAATTAATAGTTCATCATTATCTTTAATACTAAGATTTTTGAATCacatttatatataaaaaatctTTTTCTTCTATGACCTAATACTAATTCTCATCCTCCATCACTTCTTTCGATGCCCAATTTTTACTGAATTTCTTGCTAATCAACCTATTCGCTCACTTTCTCGCTCAACCCATTTCGCTCAAAGAGAGGCAGTATAGTTATCAATGAAATTGTTCTTGAATGATATAATATACTTTAGGGCTTATTTTGGTTTATTATTTAACTAGCTTatagattttgattttgatgtaccagttttttatgtttttttattatgtttacactttcattttatatattttaataacCTAAATAGAAAAATCCCTCAAATCAATAAATATAGTTTTAGTTGGTTTTGATTAATCTCTATAATTAGTTCCCATAATTAGCTTTGAAAAGTCTAAGTCAAATGAGAATATCTTGTAATTAATTACAAACTAAATTGTGAATTTTCGTAACTACAATTTTGTGTTCTATTATCGTTCACACTTATCCATCAAGATTAAGCATCCTATATTGTTAAACTTTGTATTGCAGGTCCAATAATGACGTACATTATTTGGATGCTCATATCTAACAATTGTCCTACCCTCTTTCACACCTATTCAATTTTACTCACCAGTTTCTCTTTCGCTCACTCTTCTTAATATCCAAAAAGATATTTCAATCCTACACATCACTCTCCCTTTCTCTCACACTTTTCGATTTCAAAAAGACATTTCAATTCTATTCATTACTTTATATTTCACTCACTCTTCTTGATTTCCAAAAAGGCATTTCAAACCTACTCATCACTCTCTCTTTCACTCAATCTTCTCAATTTCCAAAAGGGCACTACTTCTACTTTGTTAACTCAAATTGACTtgagtctctctctctctctctctctctctctctctctctctacacataaattttatataaatatcttcatctttcttttgctaTAACCGACAACTGTTCAGTTCTCTCCACATTTTAACGTGAATCATGAGGTGATCATCTTTTCAACATTTCACTGTATTTCAATGTCATTTTTGTATATTGCATTTAGACTCATTTACTAGTTagattctttcttgtttttattttttttttggcaattctAAATCAAAAGCAAcccaaggaaagaaaaataaggaaatgaaccaaaatcaaaagcaaattAGTTTTTGATTCTTTTTCCTTAAAGAGGGTTTTCGAACTTGTGTTATTATTACtattttgaatatttttgttcatttgaagAGCTATATTGACATACATTGATTCTCTACATGTGGGCTTAATAAGTGGACTTACtcaaaattagaaaacaaaaGATGGTGAAGAATACTAAGGAAAtcgtttttttcattttcttgtatTGTCTTCCGCACGTCAGATAATGTCAGACCTGATTTCTAAAATGCGGTAACATTATTGTCATGTTAATTTCCATGCAtaattctttctctttttgctttttcccgATTTTTCAATGACATCTTATATATTATTGCAACTAATGAATGTAGTGgccctttcatttttcttcttgcaGCTTAATCTGCATTGATGGCTAGCACTAGGAAAGGAAAGCACAAGAAGAAAAAGTAGAAATCTAATCCTTATAAATCCAAAGAAAACAGCAAGCAAACTGATATCTCAGGTATCAAATTTGAATTGGGACATGAGAAAGAAGGGGAAAACTGTGATTCTAAGCACTCTAAAGAAAAGCTAGTAGAAAAATTATTTACAAGACTAAGAAATTATTCTGAagagcaaataaatgaaattattttcagCATGGAAGAACTCATACGAAGTCATGAGCAACAACTTGAAGATAGAATAAATTGGGTACTGAATAAAAGAGGGGAAGCGAAAGCGAATATGGTTAGTCATACTCATGAGTTAATTAAGCTAAGTTCGGAGAAAGAAAAGAGTGATCAACTAGCTAAGGAGAAAGAGGAACTCACAACTTCTATGTCTTAAAGGAtgttaaagaaagaaaaaggtgGAAGAACCACAACTGGTCAGCTCAACAGGCTCTATGAAGAATTGGAAAAAGTTCAGGCTGAAAATCTTAGACTTCGAGTAGAGCTCACTAACATTAAATTGAATGAATCAGAATCAATGAAGAATCTGAAACAGGCTGTGAAAAACGAAAAGGAAGGCCTTGAAAAGATAGAAAGCTCAGAAAAACACATTAGCAAGATAAAAAGTCTGATTaatcaagagaaagaaaagattcTTCAGCAGGAAGTGAGGTTGAAAAATGTTGTTCAAGCCCAAGGAGAGGGCAAGGTACGTGCTTGTTTACTGATGAACTTTGACTTAATTTGACTATGATTTATGTTGCATTGTACTTCCATGATACTTCCTGTTTGGTTCGAATTTGATCAATGGACACTATTTGCATAAGCATGGAATGTTTGAAATTAATGATAAAACAAATCTTTCCTTCAAGTTCTCATTCCTTAAGATGATATAGTAGAAAGGGTTTGTTGTTCTAACAGAGAGACATTttttctcctatttttttttttttactttagtGAACTACAAAACCCTTACATGATTGCTTTATGTTTACCGTGTGTCTATATTGTGTATGACAATGAAtctcccaaaaaaaagaaaaaaaaaaaagaagaatgagCTTTATTTGACTACTTTGTCATCTTAAATATAATTTTATCCCAATATTTAAGCCAAAAAACTAATGAGTTTATACTATAGTTACAATAAAAGTAAAATCTTGCTACTTTCGAGATTATTTGAATTATATACCATTTTTCTTAAAAGCCTGCGTATACATGTATTTTTTGAATAATAATTGATATGTTTAGCATTGTTAGTGAGCTTTGACTTTTATAGCTCTATTGAGTATTGCACTACATTATCTCAAAGAAAAAGTTTAGCACTTGTAACATCACTATATTGAAGAATGTATACAAATTTTGTTGAGTATTgttaacttaaaaaaaaataagtcaCTGGATTTGCTAGTGAATACAATAATTTTATACCTTTTGACAACATAAATAGAAGAAAGGGCAGTGATGAATCTCTATATAGATTTAGGTTCTCAAGATCATCAATATTATTATAGAAGCAATATAAAGTTTGCATAATCGCCAATTGTAAACTCACAGATATTGAAAGTATCAAATAGTGAAATAAAATCACTTCAAGATGTCAATCagattttttaatctttttttgtttcattcaaTAATCTTCATTTCACTCCTAGTGAAGAAACTTTCTCCTTATTCTTGGTTTAATATGTTGCCAACTATGAGGAACTTAATTGACCTCATTATGAATGGTTATTGATTATTCAGCTTAACACTCTTGATATGTAAGATCCAAGTGAGGAGATCTAAAGAAACATCATGAAcaacatataaaaatcatattttgttTGTGGATGCACCACACATATTAATTAATCCCTACATTTTGGCATGTGAGTGACATTTTATGCTCTAATAGTATTAGTTTGTGATAAATAAGTATTAAGTTAGAagaaaacttttattttttctcgAAACAAAGAGGTTTTGCAGTTTCCTCCTCAAGGAGTATGTAGTTAACAgtttaaatttgtttttctctttcGTGAAATTCCTACATTAGAATATCCTAATTTCTCACCACTTTTTGTACCACAAATCATCTGTGCTGATGTGATGTTAAGATTATCTCGTACAAATCATCTGTGCTGATGTTGTAAGGAAATGTTTAAAGCTCTTGATGATCTATTAGAATTGTTAAAACTCCTGTTTTCCGTATTGTACAATTTCGACAGTGTTTTAGGTCAAACGGTTGCAATTGCTATGAACGGAAAGGATGGTAAGAGTTATGCCATCATTCAAGCCTACCGTAAGGGTAGTCTTCTACTGGGTAGGTAGCCTTATCTGAGACCAGACCTCTGAAAAACAAAGAGAGGCCAAGGTCAAAAGCCTTGAGCTGCAGGATGATACAGATGCAAAAACCTCTTCTGTGTTATCATAGGGAACTTGGCTTTGTTCCCTAATACCTTAATATTGACAAATCTTAGGCACCTGACTCACATATAGTTCGTGGAGACTATGTACATAAGGTGCCCATGGTTGACTTCACTTTTCTTTTGAAttcttttgaattcttttaagggTGCCACTATTTCAATCTGCAATTCACTAAAACATTGATACAGTAtgcttttttcttctttttttttgcgtGCATGATTTGAGCACCGCGGAAACATTATACACCTTGGCTTtcaagaaaagtgaaaaataaaaagtGCAAGAAAAAGATGGCCAGGTTTATATTCTCAGGAAATCCTTGGAATATCATCTAAAACATAATGACCAAGCCTTCCTGTGCGACACAGATCCAATAATTTAATAGCAAATTTAGTATGACCATCCGCTCCAGATTGAGTAATACGAAAGGCATTTCGTAACATTCTGGACTCTACTTCAATGAGCTGTTCCAAATACTTATCATTTTCCAGATCTCCGCTGAAAGTTGAAACAGCTTCAAAAAGAGTTCGCCGAACATCATTTACAATGAAATCCTGCATAAATGGTTATGAATGCCATTATCAATAATGTAGTCACAAGCTAAACAAAAAAGGAATCTGATGGCCCTAACTTTCATTATTGTTCTTATCACAAGTCTTTAAACTTCAGTTGTTTGATTGAGTGCATATAGCAGAAAGACTCACAAAGGACGGATAAGCTCCTCAAGAAGTGTAGTCCCTATCCACAATAAGCATAAAATTTTCTGTTTCCCTTACCCGTAGATTTTAATATTCAGCATTCCTTTTGAACTATGAATACTGTCAGTTATATTTAAAGCTTTTAGTTGTTCACTACGTATTTGAACTACATACCATTCTGGCCACCAGAATCAGGAGGAGACAgaagaaaaatcctaaaatggtcCTTCTCCTTTGAACCGAACGTATATGTGCTTTAGGGTTATCACATGAAAAGGCAACAGAACAGAATTTAACAACTATAGATTAGTTGAATCATGCAAGCTTTCGTTATGAACCTATTATAATAAATTCGATCAACTGTTTCAAAGCTCCTGTATCAACAGAAATGAAGGAAGAAAATAGGCAAGTCCAGAATAATCTCTCACGGTTAATCCCACTGGAGAGTTTGACTGAATTAATTTTGTTTCCATGCCCCAGGTAGAGTAGGCATTTAATGTAAACCACACCTCTTAGTACCACCAAATTCTTACCAATATCACACAGCTGAAGTTTGTTAGTCAAAACATGGAAACCATCACACAGGAAGGAAAATTTTACATAAATGCAACACCAGACCTAGAAGTTTCCTAATACATAGTTAGACGTGATTACGTAGGAATTTAGGCTAATAAAACTAACTTATGCAAGTAACTCTAGGCAGTCTCCTGATGATTTgtcctgttttttcttttctgttttcttttcctacTGTTTTAATAGCTCTTGCATCTTGTGGTACTAATGTCTACCTCTGTAAGTTCTTTAATGGTAAAGCTAACTCTTAAGCAACCTTCATTAAAAactattcccttttttttttgtgtgaggCACATTTATATGAGAAGATTTATTATCTTATCAAACTTGCAACAGAATACAATTCATGAATTTGTCTCGATTGAAACAAGCACACATTCTCAAAGACCTGCTTCTGTTTGAAAGAATACTTCGAAAGGCCAAAGCCAATCCCAAGGAACAGTGAAGCACCCATTTACAAAATACCTGTGTGTGATCAGTTGCATATTGCCTCTTGTCCATGTGAGAGCTCTCAGAAAGCTCCTCTTCCTGATAAATTGATGATCTAACATTCTCCATGGCAGAAAACTTCGACCATTTCTTATATTCTTGGCTCAAATTAAGAACGGCAAGAAAGTAATGAGCTAAATCATTTTTCCCAACAATGCAGTCCCTGATAGCTCCTATGCATTGGAAACACATGTCAGTACAATTTACTGGAAACTTTAATTTTGTTCTCAATGGCCTTGACTGAATAGTTAAGGTACATACCTGCAACAGCTAAAGAGAGTTTTTCACATGTAAACCAAGGCCAAAAGAAAGTTCTCAGAACAAGAATGAATAAAAACTGTACAGTTAGCATTTCTACCTATTAAGCTAGTTTAGAGCACAGTTCGTCACCAAAAATCTCTGGAGGCAAGATACCAGGAGTGTCCAAGACATAGATATTCGGATGACTGGCAATCTGAATGCAAAAAACCTCATGAATAATAACAAAAAGCCAAAAGCAAAAAGCATGAAGACTGAAAACAGAAAGGGGACAAAATGGAAACAGAGATTTTTTGGAGGTGTACAATCATTAGCATGCAAGGGGACTCTTAAGATACAGATGATGGCTTGCAGTGAAATTTCAGCAAATGCTTCAAAAATGAGAAGTGATAAATTAAGCAAACTGATGATAGAAAAACATAACAACCAGACAAACTTAAGTTTTGGGGGGTCTGATTATTGATTAATTTGCTCAGATAGATGATAGTTGGCTTAAGggagaatagctaaatcaagaTCTCCAAAAAAGGTTATTATGCCCCACAAATCTTGAGCTTACTCAGCTTACTGGTAACGCAATgaagtttttgcatgaaataacAGCAGCAATTacgaaatttgaaatttctgatttcagCTTGTGCATGCAAGTACGATGACTAACAATGTATAAAAATGTGCAACTTTGCTAGATTCCCAAGTTGAAATAGAGCACATATTAAAGAGAAAGTTTTGCACCTTTAAGCTGCTTATATTTTTTGTCTCCCCTGGTTGTGGACTCACGGAGGCATGCTTTGACTTCCCTTTCTCTTAAATCAACAACATATCATCAGGTTagaagcaacaaaaaaaaatgaatatcatctacagaaaaaagaaaatgaaagaaagaaaatgaaatattTATTGAAGCTATGGATACCATACCAAAAAGACTAATAGTATTATGAAAAGTACAGTAAGGATCAACTGACCTAGAGTGCTTATCCTTCCAACTTGGTGCAGTGCATTGGCGAGGGCAGACTTGCCTACATTAGGTATTCCAACAAGCATTAGAATTATCGTTTCACCGGAGTGACCTGTCTTCAGAAGTTCTCTAGCTCTAGCTTGCAGAAAGTTGAGGAACTGTAAGATGTTAAAATTGGTGATGAATCCAATATATATAAAGAAGATAGAAGATTATCAACAGAAAATATTACCACCTAAGCACAAAGGTAACAACAAATTGTCAGTCACAAATCTTGAAATGAATGATATAGTCTTTAATGGAAATGAGCAAGAGCTTTGTCAAACATGAGATCACATGGaataataaagaaaacttaaaatAAGTGGAACAATTGAATATCCTAGAGCTTTCAAAGTGACACTTCTGAAAAACAGATGAACACAAGTGGCCCACCAGTATGAAAATCAGAAGGTGTGTATATTATGTTAAAAGATGCTTTGTTGCTCACTGGATggatcaaaaagaaaaaagatataGCCTTTAAATGGCAATTATCTCCTAGTTTTCTCAGGATTTGTATAGTTTGTTTTCTGCATAGATATCCTCATCAACGGAGGATGCCACAGGATTATCTTTGTACTAGGCGAGGATAGTGTACCCTGTCTATGATCAATATTTATGATATAAAAGAACAATTTAACTTGAGAAAACAAAGAATATATCATGCTTACTAAGTTTTGCTAATTAGAAGATGTAAACCACTTCACCACTTAAAAGATTAAAATAACACTAATCTTCATAGATATAACTTTTATTACTTCCAATTAATATAGCGTCAAGGAGATCAATTTTTAGTGTTGTGATATCATATTTCTGGCTGTAACCAGTTTACCCTTAATAATTCGTCAGACAAGTAAACAGGACCCACACTGGCGATAATTAAATCATTTCTATTAGATAAAATTAATCGAGATGGAATGCATTTATTTCAGTAATAAGTCAGCTAGTATAACAACTATACTGTGTGAGAACAGCTTCTAGAATTACCTCTCTGATGTTTTCCTTATTATGCGCATTGACTCCGAAAGCAAGAGACCTTTCTTGGTTGAAATACTCGGTCCACTCCTGAATGATAGTATGTCAGATGTTTATATCCATATAACTGCAAATATGATGAATCAGATGAACAGGATCAAGTAGATAAATACTCAAAGGCCAAAATTTTCTTCCAATGAAGGAAATGCTGCTAAGAGTGATGTATTCATACTTAGACTTGCAAGTATGCTACATGAGTGAAAATCTCATGCCCCAATCCCTTTCCTTGTCAAATATATTGAAGTTTGCTATAAGATAAAGATGTCGACCTACAATACCCTTCTGCATGATACATATTGAAGATGTAGTACTTTGAAGCATTAGTTCTTCAGATGCCACTGCCAACTCACTGTAACCAAGGAAGAAGTTTTAACTGATCTCAAAAGTATCCTTCCTACTGTCCCAAATTACAATCTCCAATTACTTCCATCCATGGTAAATATCTCTCATCACCAAACAATTGAAGCAATCAACAGGTCTTAGGAGGAACTGTCTTGTACACTCTTCAATATCTAGTAATTGAGAACTTTTGCCCAACAAAATATTTGATTAATCATGccaaattcaccaaaatatgTGGAGCCAAATCACACTGAAGTTCAATGAACATTTCAGTTAGATTAAGTAAAATCAAGCATTCAACATAGACATCAAACTTTCCAGCTTCCATCTTAATCTCCCAGAATAACTTTAGATTTTCCATTATTCCTGTTATACATTCTTCTATGATAATATATCCTAATAATATTTATGTTATGCACATGATTAACTTTAAGAAAACATACAACAAATCTTTTGATAGCCAAAAGGGTGATTTAAATCCAGCATTCTGCAACAAAGAGTTCGACATTCATATCGAATCTGCATGATGACCCACAAGTTCTACTATGAGGATAGATACTCACCTTCATAGCTGATTGTTTTGCAAGGTCTATCTTGTTCAAGACAATGATGCGCCTCGAAGAAGACAACAAATCACCGAGTTGGCTGCATTCTGATGACAAAGGAATCTACGAATCATACCCAGAAAAATTTTCAGAACCAAATAGGAAATAAAAcgcaattgaagaaaaaaaccAAACTAAGCAGAAGCATACGGACGTATCTTAATACATAAATCAACATCAGTATTTCAATATTTACTGCGTCCCCAGAACTTAAAATTCAGAAACTCACAACGTGAATACAAGggcaaaggaacaagaaagagagcagTCACTCAGATATTTTAGCAAACAGTTTGTTTGCAATTAAAAGGAACCAGAAGCCAGATTTTTCCCCGTGCCTTACCCTTGCATCGCGAACTTCGAGGACGAAATCAACCAAAAGGGATACGTTCAGCAATAGCGCTGGAAGCAGCAGCCATGTGGGGTGTGTACCACCAGCTTGAGCATTTGGTTCTGGCCACTTCTTTAACCGCACTACCTAACTTTTGAACTATACTTCTAGTAGCCGTTGA contains:
- the LOC113759376 gene encoding DAR GTPase 2, mitochondrial-like, giving the protein MDLGRKLSHFSIYACFNGHRMATATVVPTLISREGRGSRRSLCTLVQNELHDVKLILLVSFKGLVISTATRSIVQKLGSAVKEVARTKGSSWWHTPHMAAASLAIAERIPLVDFVLEVRDSRIPLSSECSQLGDLLSSSRRIIVLNKIDLAKQSAMKEWTEYFNQERSLAFGVNAHNKENIREFLNFLQARARELLKTGHSGETIILMLVGIPNVGKSALANALHQVGRISTLEKGKSKHASVSPQPGETKNISSLKIASHPNIYVLDTPGILPPEIFGDELCSKLACIGAIRDCIVGKNDLAHYFLAVLNLSQEYKKWSKFSAMENVRSSIYQEEELSESSHMDKRQYATDHTQDFIVNDVRRTLFEAVSTFSGDLENDKYLEQLIEVESRMLRNAFRITQSGADGHTKFAIKLLDLCRTGRLGHYVLDDIPRIS